Proteins encoded together in one Drosophila willistoni isolate 14030-0811.24 chromosome XR unlocalized genomic scaffold, UCI_dwil_1.1 Seg105, whole genome shotgun sequence window:
- the LOC6645979 gene encoding uncharacterized protein LOC6645979, with amino-acid sequence MQQEATNLGSSSGQKKKPSRNRNRPRNKCNRTTSEIVVTEAVKQVEEKSEEEPPKASKNEECNDAIKLIQQLLRKKLLAKSNPTATTSAPRKDTTKLSPSPPVLIQKKSKDNEMNELLMSLGSKLQKGGVAGDSPTAALFSNLSKLFNQAPPSDVESSDDEAEYIEYIYKPRQYFMASLCNLCKSDLCGQQIVPCSRCGLTYYCSGLHMQNDQEHRQLCYALRQTVESNGHDMFYKCGDFTAEQFRSYRIVCIRQVEKSMNRSLTATEQETLLFPLICSDPKCREHRFKRLSFCNGCGEVAYCKDKPNHLNSNHKQWCPAYRLFKALIIFQSKFGRLEPSLPNRILKDLPMACCNTRQMMRKLNINVQDDCESAALTQVATGPLTAWYALKLCQRLRDASELTIHLIGAEIEFEVDVLQKWELFMLHIMPTLKVLNVIFIGPELNPNNISFEQLKKFKCCRHCRNAQRSVNYHFENTLYHNYCRESHFISPDLVCFFNSGLYRSTGYALEDTWPDTIQASLNLKCPIVVTSYTKYEAPLDMSQFINQSNRHLNIILPPTTNPFASEKPERNFISDQEAPFMFKNFYCFVVE; translated from the exons ATGCAGCAAGAGGCCACAAATTTGGGTTCCAGTTCGGGCCAGAAGAAAAAGCCCTCACGCAACCGAAATCGGCCAAGGAATAAATGTAATCGAACAACCAGTGAAATAGTTGTTACCGAAGCAGTTAAACAAGTGGAGGAGAAGTCGGAGGAGGAGCCACCAAAGGCTTCTAAAAATGAGGAATGTAACGATGCCATCAAACTCATACAACAACTTTTGCGAAAGAAATTATTGGCCAAAAGTAATCCAACAGCCACGACTTCAGCACCGCGTAAGGATACAACCAAATTATCTCCCAGTCCGCCAGTATTGAttcaaaagaaatcaaaagaTAATGAAATGAACGAGTTGCTCATGTCACTGGGCAGCAAATTACAGAAAG GAGGAGTGGCTGGTGATTCGCCCACAGCTGCTTTGTTTAGTAATTTGAGCAAGCTCTTCAATCAGGCTCCGCCCAGTGATGTGGAATCGTCCGATGATGAAGCCGAATACATTGAATACATTTATAAGCCACGTCAATATTTTATGGCATCGCTATGCAAT CTTTGCAAATCGGATCTCTGTGGTCAGCAAATTGTGCCATGTTCGCGTTGTGGTCTTACATACTATTGTAGTGGCCTGCATATGCAGAATGATCAGGAGCATCGTCAGTTATGCTATGCTTTACGCCAGACGGTCGAGAGTAATG GTCATGATATGTTCTACAAGTGTGGAGATTTCACTGCGGAACAGTTTCGTTCATATCGTATTGTTTGCATACGTCAAGTGGAAAAGTCCATGAATCGTTCTTTAACGGCCACGGAGCAGGAGACATTGCTCTTTCCACTGATTTGCAGTGATCCCAAGTGTCGTGAACATCGATTCAAGCGTCTCTCCTTCTGTAATGGCTGCGGTGAGGTGGCCTACTGCAAGGACAAGCCAAATCATTTGAATTCCAATCATAAGCAATGGTGTCCAGCGTACAGGCTCTTTAAGGCTTTGATTATATTTCAATCGAAATTCGGTCGCTTAGAGCCCTCGTTGCCCAATAGGATATTGAAAGATCTACCCATGGCCTGTTGCAATACGCGACAAATGATGCGAAAACTGAATATCAACGTACAAGATGATTGTGAGTCTGCAGCCTTAACACAGGTGGCCACAGGACCACTTACGGCCTGGTATGCCCTCAAGTTGTGCCAACGATTGCGCGATGCCAGCGAGTTGACCATACACTTGATTGGAGCCGAAATTGAATTCGAAGTGGACGTTTTACAGAAATGGGAACTCTTCATGCTGCACATAATGCCTACGCTTAAAGTTTTAAATGTGATTTTCATAGGTCCCGAACTGAATCCCAACAACATATCCTTTGAGCAGCTGAAAAAGTTCAA ATGTTGTAGGCATTGTCGCAATGCCCAAAGATCTGTAAATTATCATTTTGAGAATACTCTATATCATAATTACTGCCGTGAATCCCATTTTATTAGCCCGGATCTAG TTTGCTTCTTTAATTCGGGTCTTTATCGGTCGACGGGTTACGCTTTGGAAGACACTTGGCCGGATACCATTCAAGcctcattaaatttaaaatgtccCATTGTGGTCACTTCGTATACCAAGTACGAGGCTCCTTTGGACATGTCACAATTTATAAATCAATCAAATCGGCATTTAAATATCATCTTACCGCCTACTACAAATCCGTTTGCATCCGAGAAGCCTGAAAGAAATTTCATTTCCGATCAGGAAGCGCCGTTTATGtttaagaatttttattgttttgttgtagAATAA
- the LOC6645980 gene encoding CTP synthase isoform X3 produces the protein MAPKKSTIVLNVEQFIHDIEERPAIWNRNFHCNKAFLEQMWDELSGAHKLPSEVFVLDDGAEVDLDLGNYERFLDITLHRDNNITTGKIYKLVIEKERTGEYLGKTVQVVPHITDAIQEWVERVAETPVQGTTKPQVCIVELGGTIGDIEGMPFVEAFRQFQFRVKRENFCVAHVSLVPLPKATGEPKTKPTQSSVRELRGFGLSPDLIVCRSEKPIGLEVKEKISNFCHVGPDQVICIHDLNSIYHVPLLMEQNCVIEFLNERLQLNIDMNKRTKCLQQWRDLARRTETVRRDVNIAIVGKYTKFTDSYASVVKALQHAALASNRKLNLVFIESCQLEVTTLQKEPSKYHKEWQKLCESDGILVPGGFGSRGMEGKIRACQWARENRKPLLGICLGLQAAVIEFARNKLGLKDANTTEIDPETGNALVIDMPEHHTGQLGGTMRLGKRTTIFSDSPSIIKHLYGNPKFIEERHRHRYEVNPKYVPQLEQHGMIFVGTDVDKKRMEIIELGDHPYFVATQYHPEYLSRPLKPSPPFLGLILASVGKLNTYIQRGCRLSPRQLSDASSDEEDTVVGDILKGLKISNTNGITNGRGDGSSTSTSDTEGACGGLNGVTTNGGASSDASV, from the exons ATGGCACCCAAGAAGTCTACTATAGTGCTCAATGTGGAGCAATTTATACACGATATTGAAGAGAGACCGGCAATTTGGAATCGTAATTTTCATTGTAATAAAGCATTTCTCGAACAAATGTGGGATGAACTAAGCGGAGCTCACAAATTGCCGA GTGAAGTCTTTGTATTGGATGATGGAGCCGAAGTGGATTTAGATTTAGGCAATTATGAACGTTTTTTGGATATAACATTACATAGAGATAATAATATTACAACTGGAAAGATTTACAAATTGGTTATCGAGAAGGAAAGAACTGGCGAATATttgggcaaaacagttcagg TGGTACCCCATATTACGGATGCTATACAGGAATGGGTGGAACGTGTGGCAGAAACCCCAGTGCAGGGCACCACAAAGCCTCAAGTATGCATTGTGGAATTGGGCGGCACCATTGGCGATATAGAGGGCATGCCATTTGTGGAGGCATTTCgtcaatttcaatttcgtGTGAAACGTGAGAACTTCTGCGTAGCCCATGTGTCGTTGGTGCCATTGCCAAAGGCAACAGGAGAACCGAAAACGAAACCAACACAGAGCTCAGTTAGAGAACTTCGTGGCTTTGGTTTGAGTCCGGATTTAATTGTCTGTCGATCGGAGAAACCAATCGGTCTGGAGGTTAAGGAGAAAATAAGCAACTTTTGTCACGTTGGACCCGATCAGGTCATATGCATCCATGATCTTAATTCCATATATCATGTACCATTGCTAATGGAACAGAATTGTGTGATTGAGTTTCTCAATGAGCGACTTCAGCTTAATATTGATATGAACAAACGCACCAAATGCCTGCAGCAATGGCGGGATTTGGCTAGACGCACAGAAACAGTGCGCCGAGATGTTAATATTGCCATTGTGGGCAAATATACCAAGTTTACCGACTCCTATGCATCTGTAGTGAAGGCTTTGCAACATGCCGCCTTGGCCTCGAATCGCAAATTGAATTTGGTTTTCATTGAATCGTGTCAACTAGAGGTGACCACTCTGCAGAAGGAGCCCTCCAAGTATCACAAGGAATGGCAAAAGCTATGCGAAAGTGATGGCATTTTAGTGCCTGGAGGGTTCGGTTCGCGCGGCATGGAGGGCAAGATACGAGCCTGCCAATGGGCCAGAGAGAATCGCAAACCCTTGTTGGGCATTTGTTTGGGCCTGCAGGCAGCAGTCATTGAGTTTGCACGCAACAAATTGGGCCTCAAGGATGCCAACACCACAGAAATTGACCCCGAGACAGGAAATGCTTTGGTTATCGATATGCCTGAACATCATACGGGTCAATTGGGTGGCACAATGCGATTGGGTAAACGCACAACCATTTTCTCCGATAGCCCAAGCATCATCAAGCATTTGTACGGCAATCCCAAATTCATTGAGGAGCGTCATCGACATCGGTACGAAGTAAATCCCAAATATGTACCTCAACTGGAGCAGCATGGCATGATATTTGTCGGCACCGACGTCGACAAAAAACGCATGGAAATTATCGAGTTGGGTGATCATCCCTATTTCGTTGCCACCCAATATCATCCAGAATATTTGTCGCGTCCCCTGAAGCCCTCGCCTCCGTTCCTTGGACTCATTTTGGCCTCTGTGGGCAAATTAAACACCTACATACAGCGCGGATGCCGTCTATCTCCGCGACAACTATCCGATGCCTCCTCCGATGAGGAGGACACTGTTGTCGGTGATATCCTAAAAGGTCTCAAAATATCCAATACAAATGGCATCACAAACGGCCGTGGAGATGGCAGCAGCACAAGCACTTCAGACACCGAAGGCGCTTGTGGCGGTTTAAATGGTGTTACTACGAATGGTGGAGCATCCAGTGATGCAAGTGTCTAA
- the LOC6645980 gene encoding CTP synthase isoform X1 → MKYILVTGGVISGVGKGVIASSFGTLLKSCGLGVTSIKIDPYINIDAGTFSPYEHGEVFVLDDGAEVDLDLGNYERFLDITLHRDNNITTGKIYKLVIEKERTGEYLGKTVQVVPHITDAIQEWVERVAETPVQGTTKPQVCIVELGGTIGDIEGMPFVEAFRQFQFRVKRENFCVAHVSLVPLPKATGEPKTKPTQSSVRELRGFGLSPDLIVCRSEKPIGLEVKEKISNFCHVGPDQVICIHDLNSIYHVPLLMEQNCVIEFLNERLQLNIDMNKRTKCLQQWRDLARRTETVRRDVNIAIVGKYTKFTDSYASVVKALQHAALASNRKLNLVFIESCQLEVTTLQKEPSKYHKEWQKLCESDGILVPGGFGSRGMEGKIRACQWARENRKPLLGICLGLQAAVIEFARNKLGLKDANTTEIDPETGNALVIDMPEHHTGQLGGTMRLGKRTTIFSDSPSIIKHLYGNPKFIEERHRHRYEVNPKYVPQLEQHGMIFVGTDVDKKRMEIIELGDHPYFVATQYHPEYLSRPLKPSPPFLGLILASVGKLNTYIQRGCRLSPRQLSDASSDEEDTVVGDILKGLKISNTNGITNGRGDGSSTSTSDTEGACGGLNGVTTNGGASSDASV, encoded by the exons GTGAAGTCTTTGTATTGGATGATGGAGCCGAAGTGGATTTAGATTTAGGCAATTATGAACGTTTTTTGGATATAACATTACATAGAGATAATAATATTACAACTGGAAAGATTTACAAATTGGTTATCGAGAAGGAAAGAACTGGCGAATATttgggcaaaacagttcagg TGGTACCCCATATTACGGATGCTATACAGGAATGGGTGGAACGTGTGGCAGAAACCCCAGTGCAGGGCACCACAAAGCCTCAAGTATGCATTGTGGAATTGGGCGGCACCATTGGCGATATAGAGGGCATGCCATTTGTGGAGGCATTTCgtcaatttcaatttcgtGTGAAACGTGAGAACTTCTGCGTAGCCCATGTGTCGTTGGTGCCATTGCCAAAGGCAACAGGAGAACCGAAAACGAAACCAACACAGAGCTCAGTTAGAGAACTTCGTGGCTTTGGTTTGAGTCCGGATTTAATTGTCTGTCGATCGGAGAAACCAATCGGTCTGGAGGTTAAGGAGAAAATAAGCAACTTTTGTCACGTTGGACCCGATCAGGTCATATGCATCCATGATCTTAATTCCATATATCATGTACCATTGCTAATGGAACAGAATTGTGTGATTGAGTTTCTCAATGAGCGACTTCAGCTTAATATTGATATGAACAAACGCACCAAATGCCTGCAGCAATGGCGGGATTTGGCTAGACGCACAGAAACAGTGCGCCGAGATGTTAATATTGCCATTGTGGGCAAATATACCAAGTTTACCGACTCCTATGCATCTGTAGTGAAGGCTTTGCAACATGCCGCCTTGGCCTCGAATCGCAAATTGAATTTGGTTTTCATTGAATCGTGTCAACTAGAGGTGACCACTCTGCAGAAGGAGCCCTCCAAGTATCACAAGGAATGGCAAAAGCTATGCGAAAGTGATGGCATTTTAGTGCCTGGAGGGTTCGGTTCGCGCGGCATGGAGGGCAAGATACGAGCCTGCCAATGGGCCAGAGAGAATCGCAAACCCTTGTTGGGCATTTGTTTGGGCCTGCAGGCAGCAGTCATTGAGTTTGCACGCAACAAATTGGGCCTCAAGGATGCCAACACCACAGAAATTGACCCCGAGACAGGAAATGCTTTGGTTATCGATATGCCTGAACATCATACGGGTCAATTGGGTGGCACAATGCGATTGGGTAAACGCACAACCATTTTCTCCGATAGCCCAAGCATCATCAAGCATTTGTACGGCAATCCCAAATTCATTGAGGAGCGTCATCGACATCGGTACGAAGTAAATCCCAAATATGTACCTCAACTGGAGCAGCATGGCATGATATTTGTCGGCACCGACGTCGACAAAAAACGCATGGAAATTATCGAGTTGGGTGATCATCCCTATTTCGTTGCCACCCAATATCATCCAGAATATTTGTCGCGTCCCCTGAAGCCCTCGCCTCCGTTCCTTGGACTCATTTTGGCCTCTGTGGGCAAATTAAACACCTACATACAGCGCGGATGCCGTCTATCTCCGCGACAACTATCCGATGCCTCCTCCGATGAGGAGGACACTGTTGTCGGTGATATCCTAAAAGGTCTCAAAATATCCAATACAAATGGCATCACAAACGGCCGTGGAGATGGCAGCAGCACAAGCACTTCAGACACCGAAGGCGCTTGTGGCGGTTTAAATGGTGTTACTACGAATGGTGGAGCATCCAGTGATGCAAGTGTCTAA
- the LOC6645980 gene encoding uncharacterized protein LOC6645980 isoform X2, producing MAPKKSTIVLNVEQFIHDIEERPAIWNRNFHCNKAFLEQMWDELSGAHKLPKIVLKAKWKGLRDNFRVEYKRIPRSDNGDFLVDPSVFESKWLHYYALLFLTDHMRHRLPKNEQDQSFYFNQQSQDCEKTVVEPDLTNGLIRQLQDSDEDYDEDDTETGDAVGGGSSVIGGDAVGGGADPADGGDAGNQSEGSMDDSMPTPPAAHQNTQMSTTPLRAQLLELEKKAEDLSKKPTPPPRLVAMPTLLEPPHSAHCASPPVGGGAKRSVSPPPLYNKAHHPLASLTAATHHAAAVAAAAAASKERSEDFTNSGAAAAAAAAVTDHLNFTQHSYANGLIPALKLKRPRLSEDSNFNGSSTMDAPLVPEDDDYHYLLSLHPYMKQLTAAQKLRIRTKIQKLIFKELYKEDLEESK from the exons ATGGCACCCAAGAAGTCTACTATAGTGCTCAATGTGGAGCAATTTATACACGATATTGAAGAGAGACCGGCAATTTGGAATCGTAATTTTCATTGTAATAAAGCATTTCTCGAACAAATGTGGGATGAACTAAGCGGAGCTCACAAATTGCCGA AAATTGTTCTCAAGGCCAAATGGAAGGGCCTAAGGGATAACTTTCGAGTCGAATATAAACGTATACCACGTTCAGATAATGGCGACTTCTTAGTCGATCCCTCCGTCTTTGAGTCCAAATGGTTGCACTATTACGCTTTACTCTTTCTAA CCGATCATATGCGTCATCGATTGCCCAAGAACGAGCAGGATCAATCGTTTTACTTTAATCAACAGAGTCAAGATTGTGAGAAAACTGTCGTGGAACCAGATCTCACAAATGGCCTAATACGTCAGCTGCAGGACAGCGATGAGGATTATGATGAGGATGACACTGAGACTGGCGATGCCGTGGGTGGTGGTAGCAGCGTCATTGGTGGTGATGCAGTGGGCGGTGGTGCCGATCCTGCTGATGGTGGTGATGCCGGTAATCAAAGTGAGGGGAGCATGGATGATTCCATGCCCACACCACCGGCAGCACATCAAAACACACAAATGAGTACCACACCGTTGCGTGCTCAATTGCTGGAGCTGGAAAAGAAGGCCGAAGACTTGAGTAAAAAACCCACACCGCCGCCACGTTTGGTGGCGATGCCAACACTGTTGGAACCGCCGCATAGTGCACACTGTGCCTCACCGCCAGTCGGAGGCGGAGCCAAGCGTTCTGTTTCACCGCCACCACTCTACAATAAGGCTCATCATCCGTTGGCATCGCTAACAGCAGCGACACATCATGCAGCCGCAGtggcggcagcggcggcggcgtcTAAGGAACGTAGTGAGGATTTCACCAATTCAGGGGCtgcggctgcggctgctgcagCAGTGACGGATCATTTGAATTTCACACAACACTCCTATGCCAATGGCTTGATACCCGCTTTAAAACTGAAGCGACCTCGTCTCTCTGAAGACAGCAATTTCAATGGTTCCTCCACAATGGATGCACCACTGGTGCCGGAAGATGATGATTATCATTATTTGCTCAGTTTGCATCCCTATATGAAACAGCTGACGGCAGCACAAAAGTTGCGTATACGCACCAAGATACAAAAATTGATATTCAAAGAACTGTACAAGGAGGATCTCGAGGAGTCCAAGTAG